The stretch of DNA CATGGGCGGGCAGGAGGTCATCGAGGGCCAGGAGCCGGTCGGCGAGAGCGCGGTCGGCGACGGGAACTGAGCGCTATTTGGTAAACGTCCGCAGATCGACGATTTTCCCGCCCTCGACGGTGAACAGGTCCACGAACGCGAACAGCTCCTCGCCGTCCTCGGCGAACAGTTGGCCGTGGGCCGCGACCTCGCGTCCGCGAGCGTCGTCGCCGTCGGTTTCGGGCAGGAACAGCGTGTCCACCGCGTGAACCGTGTCGGTCCGAGGCCGTTCGTCCGTCATGAACGCGACGAACCGATCGCGACCCTCGATCGTCCGGTCCGGGCGGTCGTGGCGGAAATCGCGGGCGAGCACGGCCGCGAGCCCGTCGGCGTCCATCGCGTCGATGGCCTCGTAGTAGCGCTCCACCGGCTCGGTGTGGCTCATACCTCACGTCCGGCCAGTGGGGCCAAGAAGGCGCGGGTCTCCGGGGGGCATTTGTCGCTCGGGCGCCGAGCGTGGGTGTGGACCTGCACGTCCGGTACGAGGGCGACGACGACCCCGAGAAGTGTACCGCCCGGAAGCTCGCGCGGTTCGACCTCGCCGAACTGCACCGCTCGGACCGCGCGACGCCGTACGGGGTCGTGCTCAACCCCCACGCCGAGCGCGCGCTCTCGCCCGCCGACCGCGAGGCCGCCGAGCACGCTCTGGTCGCGCTCGACTGCTCGTGGGAGTCCGCCGGTGAGAAGCAGTTCACGATCGACGGCGACCACCGCGCGCTCCCCTACCTCGTCGCCGCCAACCCCGTGAACTTCGGGAAGCCGATGCAGCTCACGACCGTCGAGGCGTTCGCCGGCGCGCTCGTGATCCTGGGCGAGAAGGACCATGCCGAGGAGATCCTCGCGAAGTTCACGTGGGGCGAGACGTTCCTCGAACTCAACGAGGAACCCCTCCAGCGTTACTCGGAGTGTGCGGACTCCGCGGAGGCCGTCGCGATCCAACAGGAGTATCTGGACCGATAAACCCGAGAGAGCGATATCGAATTTCATTCGCGAGCCGATCGATCGCTCCCCGTGCCGGCAGCTACTTCCCCGTTGAACGTTTATTCAGCCCGATGGCGGCGATTCAGGTCGATGGCCTCACCAAGCGCTTCGACGAGACGGTCGCGGTGGACGGCCTCTCGTTCACCGTCGAGGACGGGGAACTGTTCGGCTTGCTCGGCCCCAACGGCGCGGGCAAGTCGACGCTGATCAACATGCTCGTGACGCTGCTCGGGCCCACCGAGGGGACAGCGACCGTCGACGGGCACGACATCGTCGACGACACCGCGGCGGTCCGCAACAGCATCGGGATCGTGTTTCAGGAGCAGGCGCTCGACGAGGAGCTCACCGGCGCGGAGAACCTCGCCTTCCACTCCCGGCTGTACGGGCAGTCCGCGAGCGAGCGCGAGGAGCGCATCGACGAGATCCTCGATCTCGTGGGGCTCGAGGACGAACGAGACGACCCCGTGGGCACCTACTCCGGCGGCATGAAGCGGCGGCTGGAGATCGGCCGCGGGCTGCTCCACGAGCCGGCCGTGCTGTTCCTCGACGAGCCGACCACGGGACTCGACGCGCGGACGCGCCGTGACTCCTGGGAGTACATCCGCCGGCTCAACGAGGAGGCCGGCGTCTCGGTCGTGCTGACGACCCACTACATCGAGGAGGCCGAACAGCTCTGTGACCGCGTCGCGGTCGTCGACGACGGCGATATCGCCGCGATCGACTCGCCGGACGCGCTCACCGAGTCGATCGGCGGCGACGTGGTCAGCCTCGAACTCGACGGACGGACGGACGCGCTTCGGGACCGACTCGCGGCGCAGTCGTGGGTGTCTGAGTTCTCGGCCGACGACGGCGGCCTGCGGATCACGGTCGATCACGGCCGGCAGCGCATCGCGGATCTCGTCCGGCTGGCCGACGACGCCGGCGTCCCGGTCACTGCCGTCGACGTGCGCGAACCAAACCTCGAAACGGCGTTCCTCTCGCTCACGGGGGCGACGATGGCCGAGCGCGAGGCCGACGGCACGGCGTCGGACGACGGGGAGGCGGTCGTCGGCACCGCCGGGGGTGACCGATGAGGCGCGTCGGCCCGCTGGCGATCTACGCGCTCTGGCTCCGGGACGTGAAGCGCTTCGCCCGGACGCCCTCACGGATCGTCGGCTCGATCGCGATGCCGCTGCTGTTTCTCGTCTTCCTCGGCTTCGGCTTCAGCGGCGCGGCGATCCCCGGGCTGCCCGAGGGCGTCGACTACCTCCAGTACCTCGTCCCCGGGATGGTCGGGTTCACGATGCTGTTCGGCGCCTCCTTCGCCGGCATGTCGATCCTCGCGGACCAGGAGGTCGGTTTCCTGAAGGAGATCCTCGTCGCGCCCGTCAGCCGCACGTCGATCGTGCTCGGGCGGATCGCCGGCGGCTCGACGACCGCGCTGGTGCAGGCGGCGCTGATCCTCCTGCTGTCGATCCCGCTGGGGTTCGAGATCCGGAGCCTGCTCGCCCTGCCGATGGCGGTCGTCGTGCTGCTGTTGATCGCGACCACGTTCGTCGGCTTCGGCGTCGCGCTGGCGTCGCAGTTCAGCGACAGCGAGGGGTTCGGGCTGGTCGTCCAGTTCGTGATCTTCCCGATCTTCTTCCTCTCGGGCGCGATCTACCCGCTATCGAGCCTCCCCGACGCAGTTGGAGCGATCGCGCTCGCGAACCCGCTGACCTACGGCGTCGACGGGCTCCGGGCGGTGCTGGTGGGGAGCTCGCGGTTCCCGCTCGCGCTCGACCTCGGCGCGCTCGTCGTCTCCTCGATCGTCACCGTCGCGCTCGGCACCTACCTGTTCGAGCGCGTCGAGGCCGTGTAGATGGGGTGACCAGTCGTTTTACTTGCGGTCGCACAGTACGTTTCCCATGGCGAGCTTCCAGATCGGGCGGATCTACGGAATCCCGATCAAGATCGACGTGACGTTCCTGCTGGTGCTCCCGCTGTTCGCGTGGGTGATCGGCTCACAGGTCGAGTTCTGGGTCGAGATACTCGGCA from Halolamina sediminis encodes:
- a CDS encoding nuclear transport factor 2 family protein — protein: MSHTEPVERYYEAIDAMDADGLAAVLARDFRHDRPDRTIEGRDRFVAFMTDERPRTDTVHAVDTLFLPETDGDDARGREVAAHGQLFAEDGEELFAFVDLFTVEGGKIVDLRTFTK
- a CDS encoding DUF367 family protein, translating into MDLHVRYEGDDDPEKCTARKLARFDLAELHRSDRATPYGVVLNPHAERALSPADREAAEHALVALDCSWESAGEKQFTIDGDHRALPYLVAANPVNFGKPMQLTTVEAFAGALVILGEKDHAEEILAKFTWGETFLELNEEPLQRYSECADSAEAVAIQQEYLDR
- a CDS encoding ABC transporter ATP-binding protein, with the protein product MAAIQVDGLTKRFDETVAVDGLSFTVEDGELFGLLGPNGAGKSTLINMLVTLLGPTEGTATVDGHDIVDDTAAVRNSIGIVFQEQALDEELTGAENLAFHSRLYGQSASEREERIDEILDLVGLEDERDDPVGTYSGGMKRRLEIGRGLLHEPAVLFLDEPTTGLDARTRRDSWEYIRRLNEEAGVSVVLTTHYIEEAEQLCDRVAVVDDGDIAAIDSPDALTESIGGDVVSLELDGRTDALRDRLAAQSWVSEFSADDGGLRITVDHGRQRIADLVRLADDAGVPVTAVDVREPNLETAFLSLTGATMAEREADGTASDDGEAVVGTAGGDR
- a CDS encoding ABC transporter permease, whose translation is MRRVGPLAIYALWLRDVKRFARTPSRIVGSIAMPLLFLVFLGFGFSGAAIPGLPEGVDYLQYLVPGMVGFTMLFGASFAGMSILADQEVGFLKEILVAPVSRTSIVLGRIAGGSTTALVQAALILLLSIPLGFEIRSLLALPMAVVVLLLIATTFVGFGVALASQFSDSEGFGLVVQFVIFPIFFLSGAIYPLSSLPDAVGAIALANPLTYGVDGLRAVLVGSSRFPLALDLGALVVSSIVTVALGTYLFERVEAV